ATCGAACTGGTGAACCCCGTGAAGAGCCTGTTGGCTCTCGGAACCACGCTCTCCAGTTCCGCTAGTTCGTGGGCCCTGGCTATGGCCAGGAGCCCTCGGCGGGCTCGACGGCTTACGGCTTGTTCGGCAACAAGGTGAAGCTGCGTTTCGATCCACTTCTCGCGCACCTCCTGTCGCTGATTTACGTTGGATGCTCCTGGGGTGGCCTCAGGCTCAACCAAGTCTCCTTTGGAGCGCAGGATGGCTAGGGCAGTTTCGTTCCCCAGGGTTGTCTTCCAGCGCAGGAAATCAGTCCAGGAGGCGTAGGGGGTATCCTTCCTTGCCTTTTCCTGCTCGACTCTGATCTTCTTCTGAATCTGGAGCCGTTGCTCTATCTCCGTTAAGCGTGCGATCTTGAGGAGGTCATACCGATTCTGTCCGAAAAACTGACGGTTGATTATTTCCCGCTCCAGATTCCAGATTGCCCGGTGGGTTTCCAGCTCCTTCACCTGACGGTTGGCCAACTCCTCCATGATCATCTTCCGGGGCTCGATGCCCTGCTGGTACTCCCGATACAAATCCCCGCGTTCCGACCCCCGGTGCAAGGGCTTGGACGTGAACCGCTCCCTTTCGAGATAGTGCTCTTTGGTCAGGCCCGGCCTGATGTAAGTTCCAAAGTGCTTCGTCAGCTTGGACAAGGACAGCGACCGGTCCAAGCGACTGGCTTTGATGGCGAGGTCTCCGTTGCGGTCCTTGATGACCAGCCCGTTGCCATGTGGCTTGATCTCCATTCCGCATCCAGCGAAGGCAGCATGAACCTGCTCCCAGTCGGCTGCCTGAGCCAGTGCATCCAGGAGACGTTCCCGCCGCTCCTTGGCGTATCCCTCAAAGGATTGCTGGCCGGTATGGGCCTCCACGGTGGCAGCAATATCATTCAGCTGCGGAGCCTCCTTCTCGACTCCGCGCCCATTATCGATGGCTAGACCGAACCGCTGCTCCAGGTCACGGCAGACCGAGTCGCGCTCGATGAAGTCTTGGTATGGCTCATGGCGGGTCAATCGCTCAGGGTGGATCATGTTGTAGGCCACGTGCATGTGGAGGTTGTTCGTATTCTTGTGAATGCCGCAATGGCGCTGGTGCTCGGAAAAGCCAAGGGTCTCGGCGAATTCTTCCTCGATGGCCATGAACATCTCCGGCGTCAGTCGTGCCTCATCCTCAGGTCGAAAGCTCACGATGAGATGGTAAGTCTTTTCCTTGCTGGTCCTTGTATTCATGGCCTGCGTGTCCACGGCCTCCTGGATACCCAAAGCGTAATCGTCTCCGGCCAGGCAACCGGCGCACCAGTGCATCAGGGATTTCTCGCCCAGATGGTCGGCTGCCGCAATGTAACGGGCCAAGCGCCGGTAATCGTCATTCTCCGGCTTCCGAGGGACGCGACGGCTGATCATAATAACGAGAGTTCACATTCGAGCGATTGCAGCCTTCAGTTCCCGTTGCCGGGCCTCAATCTCCCTGAGCACCCTCCGCACCTCCATGTGCAATGCCTGGATCGAAGTGTCCTTCTCCGACAGGCACAGTTTGAAGAGTCCCCCAAGCCTTCCGAGGTCGGCGTTGATCTTGAGCAACTCGCGCCTGGCGTGCTGCTTTTCAAGGCTTGGCGTAGACTGTCCCAGGCAGACACGCTTTATGTAAGTGGACCTGGACAGGCCAGCCATCTCTGCGTTGGCGGAGATAATGGCGTGCTCCTCAGTGTTGACGTAGCACCATAGTGCCATTTTCTTGGTCGGCATCTCGATCCTCAGTCAAAGCGTTGAGCCGGAGGCGAATAAGCTTGAGCCCCGCATGGCAGGACGTGAGGTACTAGTACCTCACCTGTCCTGCCTTCATACTCAGTTGTTCAGTATTACATCTTACAGCACTTTACGAGATGATCCCTAACATTTTGAATAAAATTCAAGAAATTTCAAAACGCAACAACACCAACTAACACATTTCAACAAATAAGTTACATCAAGCAATATGAACGGACTTCCACTGGTAGCATAGCCCAAAGCTATCATTATAATCAGTATGTCCACGTCAAGCGCTGTGCGCCGATTGTAGCCCCATGTCTTTCGGAGGGTGTTGTTCACCGTAGTTACCCGTGAAGTTGATCGGCGTTCCAGTCGCAAATGGCAGGGGAGTATCGGTACTGCTAGGTTTGTGGCGGCTGGCAGCTTGCTAATTTACGTTTGAAAGTTAGCGAGTTTGCACGAGTTAAGACCGGTTGACTTCATCAAGTTGTTGGCCTATTGGGCAAAGCGTCTCCGGTAAGCGAGGCTCCCGCGTAACACACAGGCCACTGCCCCGTTAGCGTCGAAAGAAGCTGGTGTCGGGTAGAACAGATTCCCCCGGATTAAGGGGCAATTTAATGTGGCTGAGGCTTTTGGGCCTCTTACGGTTCGCGGTGCTGAAGCTTGGTCCAGGGGGAAATTGCCCGGCACAAAATCACTGCGTTGTTTGCAGTCACACTAGGCTCTTTCCCTTCGGGGCGGAGCCTTTCTCTGTTGGGAAGCAGAACCATGAACAGGCAGGTGAGCATGCGAAGAAAAGACGATCCGCCCCCTAGCAGCAAGGGAAAGGACACGAATCCCACCCGAAACGCCACCTTGAGCCGATAGATTCCTTCGCATCGTCTCTTGTTCCGCCGCGTTTTCATGGGTCAGGCTCGTGAATGCGGAGCAGGAGATAACTCCATACTTTCGCCCCCTTCTTTCCCGTACATCCGGCCAGCGCGGGCCGCGCCCTTTTTCCTGACAGCGAACGTGCTTTCGTGGCCTGGAGAATACGGTTTAGACCCGTGCCAATACAAGAGCAGAGCGTCCGCCTGTCGTCAAAATGACACGGGTGGCAGCTAACGGATTTCGACTGGCGACATGCCGTCTGTCGATTTTACGAAAGCCAGGTGCAAGTGCCTGGGTTGAGGAGAGGACAATGCAGAAGGATGATCGTGACCTCACGAGCCTAAAGGGCGCGAAGGAAGCAGAAACCGAGGATGAAAATCTTCGGCTCGACCCTGAGCAGGAATTCGCGCAGCAGGTGGAGCATTTCGCCCAAAAGGCGCATACCCTGGCCACCATGGCTGGCAAGAAGACAATCGCCCCCTGGGATCTGTACAAACACCTCGAAGCCCTCTGGGAGCAAATTTCCGAACTGGCCAAGCGCTTGGCCGCTCCTGTCGAGCGGGAAAAACCGGCCATCCTCGGCCTCACCAGCGAGGAGGCGGAACTCCGCCTGGAGCAGTTCGGCCCCAACCAGACCGTTAAGGAAAAGAAGATCACTTTCCTGAACCGGCTCTGGGACGCAGTTAAGAACCCCCTGGTCATCCTCCTGCTGGTGCTGGGAACCGTCGCTTTCCTCACCGACGACATGCGCTCGACCATTGTGATTATCTCCATGGCCGTGATCGGGGTGGCCCTTAAGGTCATCCAGGAGTCCAAGGCCGACACCGCCGCCGCCCAATTAAAGGCCATGGTTCACACCACGGCCACCGTGCTGCGTGATGGAGTGCGCAAGGAGATTCCCCTGGCCGGGGTGGTGCCCGGGGATATCGTCAGCCTGTCCGCCGGGGACATGATCCCGGCCGATGTGCAACTGCTCAAGGCCAAGGACCTGTACGTTAACCAGGCCACGCTCACCGGCGAGGCTATGCCCGTGGAAAAGATGTCAGTGGAGGAACCCACGGGCCAGGAACTGACCTTGGACAACCCCAGCATGTGCTTCATGGGCACCAACGTGGAATCCGGCTCCGGCCTAGCCTTGGTCATGGCCACCGGCACAAAGACCTACTTCGGCGGCATCGCGGCCAAGTTGGCCGAAAAACGCGTGGAGACGGATTTCGACAAGGGCATCAAGAAGTTCACCATGCTTATGCTCGGCTTCATGGCCTTCATGGTGCCCTTCGTCTTCCTGGTGAACGGGTATTTCAAGAGCGACTGGGCCGAGGCTTTCATGTTCGCCCTGGCCGTGGCCGTGGGTCTGACCCCGGAAATGCTGCCCATGGTGGTGACCGTATGCCTCTCCAAGGGCGCGTTGGCCATGTCCAAGCAGAAGGTCATCGTCAAGCGCCTTGAATCCATCCAGAATTTTGGAGCCATCGACGTCCTGTGCACCGACAAAACCGGCACCCTGACCCAGGACAAGATCATCCTGCAGTTGCACCTGAACGTGAGCGGCGATGAGGACGACAGCGTCTTGGAATACGCCTGCGTCAACAGCCTCTTCCAGACGGGCCTCAAGAGCGCCATCGACGACGCGGTGATCCACGACGCCCAGCGCCACGAGATCAACACCGCCAAGTATGTAAAGATCGACGAAATCCCTTTCGATTTCAAGCGCAGGCGCATGAGCGTGGTGGTCAAAGACACCGAAACCGGCAAGGTCCTGCTCATCTGCAAGGGCGCGGCCGAGGAGGTCTTCGACCACTCCGTGCGCTACCTGAAGGAGGGCGCGCTCAAGCCCCTGGAGGGCAAACACCTGGAGAAGCGGCAGCGCCTGGTCACCGACCTTAACGAGGACGGCTTCCGCGTAGTGGGCCTAGCCTACAAGGAGGTCGACGCCTCGCGTTCGGAGTTCAGCGTGGCCGACGAGAGCGAGCTGATCTTCATGGGCTACCTGGGCTTCCTGGACCCCCCCAAGGAGACTGCGGCCGAGGCGCTCAGAATCCTGGTGGACATGGGCATCACTCCCAAGATCCTCACCGGCGACAACCCCATCATCACGGCCAATATCTGCGCCCAGGTGGGCCTGGATGACGGCGGGCACATTATCACCGGCGATGAGGTCGGCTCCATGAGCGACGAGGAACTGGCCCTTAAGGTCGAAGAATACCATGTGTTCGCCAAACTCGACCCCCTGCAGAAAGAGCGGATCGTCACCATCCTGCGTAAGAACGGCCATGTGGTCGGCTTCATGGGCGACGGCATCAACGACGCCCCGGCCCTGAAGGCCGCCGACGTGGGCATCTCCGTGGACAGCGCTGTGGACATCGCCAAAGAGTCCGCCGACATCATCCTGCTGGAGAAGAGCCTGATCGTGCTGGAGAAGGGCGTGCTGGAGGGCCGCAAGGTCTTCTGCAACATCACCAAGTACATCCGCATGGGGGCCAGCTCCAACTTCGGCAACATGTTCAGCGTGCTGGGGGCCAGCGCCTTCCTGCCCTTCCTGCCCATGCTGCCCATCCAGATACTGGTCAACAACCTGATGTACGACTTCTCCCAGACGGCCATGCCCACGGACAACGTGGACGAGGACTTCCTGAAGCGGCCCCGGCGCTGGCGCATCGAGGACATCAAGGGCTACATTCTCACCCTGGGCCCCATCAGTTCGCTGTTCGACTACACCACCTTCTTCGTGATGCTGTATGCCTTCAACTGCTGGGACAATCCCAGCCTATTCCAGACCGGCTGGTTCATCGAATCACTTCTCTCCCAGACGTTGATCGTCCACGTCATCCGCACGGACAAGATTCCCTTCTTCCAAAGCAAGGCCAGCGTCCCCCTGACCCTGACGACCCTGGGCATCTGTTGTCTGGGTCTCTGGTTCCCCTTCTCGCCCTTTGCTGGGTCGCTTGGGCTGGTGGCGCTGCCGAACACGTATTGGCTGTTCCTGGTGCCCATCCTCTTCTGCTACTTGACCCTCACCCAGCTGCTGAAAACTTGGCTGGTGAGGAAGCTCGACACTGGATGGATAAAGAGCAGAGCGACACGTTAAACTAATCAATTCAGTAAATGATGGGAGTCTTGTTGGCTGGAGGCTCCCGTCATTTAAAAATGGGTCTATAAACAAAAAGTTGCTGGGTCCTGTTTTGGTCATTGCGAGTGGCATTGGGTTTTACCATATCGCTTGCAGTTTCGACCCAGTGTCTTTCTTTGATCCTCAGCATGCCTTTGGAACGAGATTGACATGTCCATTATGGAATTTATTACTCGAATAGGGATCGCCTTGTTGCTTGGCGCGGCCATCGGGTTTGAACGTCAATGGCGGCAGCGCATGGCCGGACTGCGCACGAACGCGCTCGTTTCCACTGGAGCCGCCATGTTCGTTGCCTTGTCGTACCTGTCCGACCATGAAATGAGCCAAACCCGCATAGCCGCCCAAGTTGTCTCGGGAATCGGTTTTCTTGGCGCGGGCGTCATCATGCGTGAGGGGCTGAGCATTAGGGGGTTGAACACCGCCGCCACATTATGGAGCGCCGCCGCCGTAGGCACTCTGGCGGGCTCAGGGGCCACCCTATTTGCCGCTTGCGGGGCCGCCGCGATTCTGGCAGCCAATATCCTGCTGCGCCCGGTGGCCAGGACCATCAACAAACAGCCCCAAGGGTACACCGAACAGATCGTCAGGTACAAAATCTGGGCTATATGCACCTCGGAGAGTGAGCAGCATATCCGCTCCCTGCTCCTGCAGATCTTAAACAATTCGTCGCTGCGACTCCGCTCGCTGCACAGCGAGGACCAGCTCAATCCCCAGAAGATCGAGGTGAGAGCAGAACTTTATTGCGAAGGAAGCTGTGACCAGATTCTAGAGCAAGCAGTATCACGTCTGAGCCTGGAGGGTGGCGTGAGCGCAATTCGTTGGGAGGTCTTGGATTCCGATAACCCTGCTTTGGAAGAATGAGATTGATGCCGAGTTTAACGTGCAGAGCAAGTCGGGACAAGGCATATCTGTCGGCGGTTTAACAACAGGCCCGTGGCGATGCTTGCCTATCCCAGGTGGGGAACTTATTATGCAGGGAGTTCCCCGAGCAGTCTTATCCCAATTGAGAGCGTTCAATGAGTAAGAGCAAATTTAGGCTGTATAGCTGCGGAAAAACAACTTCTACGCTATCGAACGACATGCGTAAAACAGTAAAGATTCTTTCGCTTGTCACTGTAGCGCTCCTTATATCTATCTTGATCGTTTCTGTCGCGCTTGAAAGATTCGATGAACCATTATTTACTTATTTAAGATGCGGTGCACTGGCAGGGCTACTCCTTGTTTGCATTAATATTACTGTGCTAGCTCATATTAAAGCAAGGCTTAATATTTAGCGCTTCGCCACACTGAATGAGCCCTGGCAATTCATCATTAATGAACTAGCGTCTCCTGTGGCTGCTATACTGCGGATGGGCGAGTAAATAGTTGTAACACGCGTGTCCATTCATGGAATTTCATGTCTTCCCGTATCTGCATAATTTGCTGATGTTGCTCGCGAATCAAGTACGAATTAGGCTGAGCTACAGTTCTTTCACACCGATGGCGTTGACATTACCCTGGCTCTTGGTCGACATGATGCGAGCAGGTCAGATCCATGAATGACTCCTCTTTATTCTTGCCTTTTGGAATTTATGCGCGACACATGCCGTCCGACCATGCGACACATATTTCAGCAAAGGACTGATCCAATGGCTGGCCATACTCCGACGGAACACGCCGAGATTCGATGGCAGCATCATCCAATGCCTCTGGCAGGCCTGATGGGGTGAGTATTCGGACGTAGAAGTGAAAGCCCGCGTGTGCGGGCTTTCATGGTCCAGCTGAATTCCGGCGCTGATCCTTACTGTTTCTGCCCCGGGCTGTACACGGACGGATATCCCAGGGCCTCATTTGTTCGCCTCTGGGCCTCTCGTGGATCAAGACCCGCCCTGACGTGCACCGCCCATGTCTGGTTCCATTCGATCACTCGCTGCTCCGTAGCCCTGCCGCCGGGCGCGAAGGCGGGCCTGAATTTGAATCCAGATGTGACTCGACGCATGAAGTCGGCGAACTTGCGGTTGGCTTTCCGAGCCTTGCGGCGTAGTGTCTCCAATGCCCTGGCCTGTTCACGCCGCAGCATTGGCCCGAGGCCAAGCCACTCGAACAAAGATGAAGTGATGATCCGGATGGCTCGGCATCCGAAGTATCTCCCTTCGTCGCTCCTGCCCCTGGGCTGGGTCACTTGCATGAACCCGGCTTGCTTCAACTGCCCGATGGCGCGTTCACAACGGCGTTGGCCAAGCCCTGAGCCCCTGACGATGATCTTCATGTCGATGTCGATGAAACCGTTGGCCAGCGTCGGCACGCCCAAGGCCAGGGAAGCCAGATCGAGGTGCGACAGAAGTGTTTCCAGAACGACAAGGCAGGCCTCGCGGCGCTCGCTTCGTGTCCGCCTACCGCCTGCTTGCAGAAGCGGGGGGCATTTTCCAGGATGAGCGTACCAAGCCTTCGTGCGCTCGGCCGCCAGAGATAGTATGCGTGGCAGACCTCCCTTGCCTTTGCGGATCGGGTTAGCAGGAGTTAGCAAAGGACTGACGGGGTCATGCCCGCACCGGTTGCCTCCCGGCTGCCTGACCAATGCGCTTTCTCGGGAGTGCCCTACTGCCGACGACATCCAGGGCACCAATGATGGGAGTGCCCGAGCAGGATTTGACATATGGCAGCCAGCGCCATATGAAAAAAACTGTTCGGACAGTTGAGTGTCCAGATTTCAGCGGAAGCGAACGAAACATCTTGGCGGGTGAGGCGTTCGCTTTCTGCTTTTCCATAGGAAACTCCACCGTCGCCTTCAGGACAACATGCGGAATCAGGGCAAGATTTGGTGTTTGGAGGGGCTGGTCGTTGCGAACCTAGTTCGCAATACGTTAGCAAAAACAGCGAAGGCCTTACGCCCATATAGGCGTAAGGCCTTGATTTTACTGGAGCCAGCGAGGGGACTCGAACCCCTGACCTGCTGATTACGAAGCAGATTCAGAGGGGTTCTACCATCATACCTAGTCATACTACATCCAATTATATAAGGCATTTGACCCTGTGTATCCTTACCGGGTAGTCCCTTGACCGGGATTTGTTCCGGGACTATTCCGGGACCATGAAAGCGCGTTGGAACCGCACGCCCTACCCCGGCGTCAGATTTCGGGAACATGGCAGCCGTCGTCATAGCGGCAAGCCGGATCGCTACTTCAGCATCCGCTACTACATCAATTACAAGGACTGCGAGGAAGGGCTCGGATGGGCCTCCGAGGGCTGGAACGCGGAGAAGGCCCATGGGGTGCTCGCGCGCATCAAAAAGAACATCAAGACCGGTTCCGGCCCCCAGAGTCTCGCCGACCTCCGGGCCGAGGGCGACGCCCAGCGGGAGGCCGAAGCCCAGGAAGCCCGCCGCTTGAGCGTGCAGGGAATGACGGTTTCCTACTTCCTCACGAACCACTACATGCCCGAGGCCAAGCGCAGCAAACGTACCTGGCGTGATGACGACGGCCGGGTCCGGAAGATCATCCCCCGCCTGGGCCATTTCCCCCTTGCCGCCGTCACCCGGGACGACATCCGGGCCTTCCTGGACTTCCTGCGGCAGGACGGCGCGTCCGAGTCCACGGCCCTGCACTACATGGCCGTCCTGCGCCGGGCCTACAACATGGCCAGGGTGACGGAAGTGGAGGGCGTGGCCATCTTCTCCGGGCAGAGCCCTCTGGAGGGAGTGGCCCTGCCCAAGCCCAAGAACGCCCGAGAGCGCTTTCTCTCCTACGACGAGGCCGACGCACTGATCCAGGCCGCCCACGCCTCGGGACAGTCCGACCTGCACGCCGCCATCGTCCTGGCCATGAATACGGGCATGCGCCTTGGGGAAATACTGCGCCTTGAATGGGTCGACGTGGACCTCACCCACGGCGTCATCACCGTGAGGGAGGAGCAAAGCCGGAAGCCCGGAGGCAAGGTCTTCATTAATGCCGATGTGGAAACGGTACTTCGGGAACGCCTGGACGCCGCATCCTGCTCCGAGAATGCCAGCGGGAATGGAGTCCGAAAGGTTCCAGGCTGTCTGGTCCTGACACCGCCGAAGGGCGGGAAGGAACGCAGTTCCCTCACCCATCGCTTCGCGGAGCTTGTCACTAGGCTCGGGTTCAACACCCACGTGAAAGACGCGCGGCACAAGGTGGTCTTTCACACCTTGCGCCACACCTTTGCCTCCTGGCTGGCCATAGCCGGAACGGACATCTATCGCATCAAGACCTTGATGCGGCACAAGACCATCACCATGACCATGCGCTACGCCCATCTGATTCCCGACGCCACCAGGGCAGCCGTACACAATCTGCGTCCTGCCAACGGTGCTACAGGGTCTTGAGGCTTGCAAGGCGGACAACCCCGAACCGTTCCACGATCCACCTGACCAGGGACTCCGTCCTGTAGGTGACCACCCGCCCCACGCGGTAGGCGACCTGCGGCCCCACTCCGGCGGAATCCGCATTGCAGAGGGTCTGGGACGCTATCATCCCTCCCAGGTAGCGTTTGACCTCCTTGCGGGCGATGACCGGGGGCAGACTCGACACGAGCGTGCTGATGAACTCTTCTTCCTCTGGACTCAGTTTTCTCGAATTTCTCACAAGGGACCCTCATTTTGATGGTTTGGCATCCGGAACGCTGAGCCTGATCGTCAGCGCCAGGGAGAACGAGGTTGTCTTTGCAAGAATTTCTTGAGAAACACAAGGCCCGGAAATACTTTCCGGTGCCCGCGGGTGATTCGCCATTAAACACGAGTTGTTCGAGGAATTCAGGAGGGCTGGTTTGGACTTCCTGACCATCTCTTTGGCCACGGCGAGCAGATAGGTCAGATCTTCACCAAGGACGTCGGCCATGCGCTGGGCATCGGAGATGAGCACGCCTTGAGGTTTGCCTGTATTGGTGGATCGGCTGCGTATGGCTGCCCACTTCGTGGCGGCGGATTTCGGGTTGTCCCGGGGCCAGACCTTCTGGGCGAACTCCCCCTTGCCCCACCCACGGGCGTCGGCCCGCTCGTCGACAAGCGAGACAAAGCAGCGTTCTAAAAGTGATGAGAAATCGTCCACGCACCCACCGGAAAGAAATTCTTTCTACTTGTCAAGGGCTGGCCTCGGTCTCTTTCCAAGTTGTGTTTGGTTTTGAGGGTGTCCAACCTCCAGACTTGGCTGCACACTTCGCACTCGACAAGCCCAGGCCATTCAACCAGGGCAGCTCTTGTTTCACCTCAAGTCATCTTCGGTATGCTGAAACAGCCACTGTCTGCCCTTGTCTGTCAGGCGGTATTGCTGCAGGCGGCTATTGGGTTTGCCTGGGATGGTCATTTCGATCAAACCGTCGGCCAGGGCCGGTTTGAGGTAGCGTTCGCGGAAGGATTTGCGATCCAGCAGGCCGAGGGCGGCTTGCAGCGCCTCGCGGCTCATCTCTCCTTGCATCGCCGTCAGCAGGCCGCCGACTTAGGGGGTAACTTGGGGCGTGACTTGGGGGGCGGAGGTAGCCACCGTGTCCAGGAGCATTCGAAGCATAAAGGCGATGAAGGGCGCGGAGTCGCTCTGGCGAGTGCTCGCTCGCAAGGCCTGATAATACTCGGCCTGGTGCTCGAAGATCAGGCTTTCCACCGAGATGTCGGCAAACAAGGGATTCCAGCTGGCCAGAATCAGGCTCTGCCACAACCGCCCCATGCGACCGTTGCCGTCGGCAAAGGGGTGGATGAATTCAAATTCGTAGTGGAAGACCGAACTGGCGATGAGCGGATGGGCATCGGTGGCCGCAAGCCAGTTGAACAGGTCGACCATCAGTATCGGAACCCGAGCCGCCGGGGGAGCCATGTGGATCACCTCCTTCCTGGCCATGACTCCCACGCCACCGCGCCGGTACATGCCAGCTTCGTCAACCAAGCCGGACATCAGGATGCGATGCGCTTCCAGCAGGTCCTTTTCCGCCTCGGGCCGCCAGGTATCGAAACGATCGTAGGCGGCCAGGGCGTTTTTCACCTCCTGCACCTCACGGGGCGGGGCGATCACCTTCTTCCCATCCAGGATGGCGGTGACCTGCGCCTCACTTAGGGTATTGCCCTCGATAGCCAGAGAGCCGTGAATGGTACGGATGCGGTTGATGCGTCGAAGCCGCAACGCCCTGCACTGGTCGGCGAGCACGGTCATCCGTCCGAGGGCCTCGCTGATCTCGGCGATCAGTTTCACCACGGCAGACGTGATGGAGTAAGGCGGCTTGTATTGCGGGCTCATGACGCCACCTTATCACTCATTGCTCAATCCCCTCCAGCAGGGCCGCGATCTCTTCAGGCTGGGGCAGTTGACCTTTCAGTTCTTTCGGCAGGGTGCGGGTTGTTTCGTAGGTCGCCACGCCGATGGGCTTTCGGGCGTCGTGCAGGGCATACTCCACCACGGTGCGGTTCTTCTCCTTGCAGAGGATGATGCCGATGGAGGGGTTCTCGTCCTCCTGCCGGACCAGCCGATCCAGCGCAGCCAGATAGAACTGCATCTTGCCGACGAACTCCGGCATGAACTTGCCTATTTTCAGTTCGATGGCCACCAGCGCCTTCAGCCGTCGATGGAACAGCAACATGTCGATGAAGTATTCATCGCCCGCCACCTCCAGCCGGTACTGGCTGCCCATGAAGGCGAACATGCCGCCCATGGTCCGCAGGAAGTCCTCGATCCGGGTGATGAGCGCCCGTTCCAGCTCACGCTCGCTGTGCTCTTCTCCCAGCTCCAGAAAATCGAAGGTGTATTCGTCCTTCACCGCCAACTTGGCCTGGGCGCGAAGCTCCGGCTTCAGCGCCTGGTCGAAATTGGTCTGGCCGAGCAGGGATTTTTCGTAGCTCTGATTCCCGATCTGGTGGATGAGCACGTTTTTCGACCAGCCGAACTTGCGGGTCATGCGGATGTAGAACTCCCGCTCCAGCGGATCTTTGCAGCCCTGGAATATCACCAGATTATGAGTCCAGCCGATTTGTGCAACCAGTGGTTGCACTCGCTTGTCGTCGCGATAAAGAAGGTAAAACTCCCGCATATAGAAAACATTGCGCCGGGAAAAACCGCTGACTCCAGGAAACTCCGTCCGCAGGTCATTGGACAACTGTTCGGCGATGGCTGTGCCATGTTCGGCGTTTCTCTGCCGTTCCACGATCATCCGCCCGATGTCCCAGTAGAGCCCGACCAGCTCGGTATTGACCGCTTTCAGCGCGGCATACTGCGCCGAACGGACGCGCTCTTTAACCTCGATGAGAAGGTGCGTGTAGTCCGGGCCAGGATGATTCTTATCCAGTTCGCTCATGGTGTCGTCCGCTTTAAATATTGCGACCGTTGCCCGCCGGTGGACTTGGCCATTTGTCCTGCGCCGGGTGAATGGTCTGTGTGGCTCTCAAGCAACTCAAGAGGTCGTCCATCGATTCCCAGAGTGCTATCGAGCTTTACCGCCAGTTGGCAATGGTCTGCTTTTCATGTCACTGACGCTTCT
This DNA window, taken from Fundidesulfovibrio putealis DSM 16056, encodes the following:
- a CDS encoding Fic family protein, producing MLTAMQGEMSREALQAALGLLDRKSFRERYLKPALADGLIEMTIPGKPNSRLQQYRLTDKGRQWLFQHTEDDLR
- a CDS encoding plasmid mobilization protein — its product is MPTKKMALWCYVNTEEHAIISANAEMAGLSRSTYIKRVCLGQSTPSLEKQHARRELLKINADLGRLGGLFKLCLSEKDTSIQALHMEVRRVLREIEARQRELKAAIARM
- a CDS encoding tyrosine-type recombinase/integrase, whose product is MKARWNRTPYPGVRFREHGSRRHSGKPDRYFSIRYYINYKDCEEGLGWASEGWNAEKAHGVLARIKKNIKTGSGPQSLADLRAEGDAQREAEAQEARRLSVQGMTVSYFLTNHYMPEAKRSKRTWRDDDGRVRKIIPRLGHFPLAAVTRDDIRAFLDFLRQDGASESTALHYMAVLRRAYNMARVTEVEGVAIFSGQSPLEGVALPKPKNARERFLSYDEADALIQAAHASGQSDLHAAIVLAMNTGMRLGEILRLEWVDVDLTHGVITVREEQSRKPGGKVFINADVETVLRERLDAASCSENASGNGVRKVPGCLVLTPPKGGKERSSLTHRFAELVTRLGFNTHVKDARHKVVFHTLRHTFASWLAIAGTDIYRIKTLMRHKTITMTMRYAHLIPDATRAAVHNLRPANGATGS
- the traI gene encoding TraI/MobA(P) family conjugative relaxase encodes the protein MISRRVPRKPENDDYRRLARYIAAADHLGEKSLMHWCAGCLAGDDYALGIQEAVDTQAMNTRTSKEKTYHLIVSFRPEDEARLTPEMFMAIEEEFAETLGFSEHQRHCGIHKNTNNLHMHVAYNMIHPERLTRHEPYQDFIERDSVCRDLEQRFGLAIDNGRGVEKEAPQLNDIAATVEAHTGQQSFEGYAKERRERLLDALAQAADWEQVHAAFAGCGMEIKPHGNGLVIKDRNGDLAIKASRLDRSLSLSKLTKHFGTYIRPGLTKEHYLERERFTSKPLHRGSERGDLYREYQQGIEPRKMIMEELANRQVKELETHRAIWNLEREIINRQFFGQNRYDLLKIARLTEIEQRLQIQKKIRVEQEKARKDTPYASWTDFLRWKTTLGNETALAILRSKGDLVEPEATPGASNVNQRQEVREKWIETQLHLVAEQAVSRRARRGLLAIARAHELAELESVVPRANRLFTGFTSSIDASGTVFIHLANGGMIRDMGKEVAFTAHDAATKEAALQFVRLKWGKAIRMEGNVIRFKSRNKLIEFNLER
- the mgtA gene encoding magnesium-translocating P-type ATPase — encoded protein: MQKDDRDLTSLKGAKEAETEDENLRLDPEQEFAQQVEHFAQKAHTLATMAGKKTIAPWDLYKHLEALWEQISELAKRLAAPVEREKPAILGLTSEEAELRLEQFGPNQTVKEKKITFLNRLWDAVKNPLVILLLVLGTVAFLTDDMRSTIVIISMAVIGVALKVIQESKADTAAAQLKAMVHTTATVLRDGVRKEIPLAGVVPGDIVSLSAGDMIPADVQLLKAKDLYVNQATLTGEAMPVEKMSVEEPTGQELTLDNPSMCFMGTNVESGSGLALVMATGTKTYFGGIAAKLAEKRVETDFDKGIKKFTMLMLGFMAFMVPFVFLVNGYFKSDWAEAFMFALAVAVGLTPEMLPMVVTVCLSKGALAMSKQKVIVKRLESIQNFGAIDVLCTDKTGTLTQDKIILQLHLNVSGDEDDSVLEYACVNSLFQTGLKSAIDDAVIHDAQRHEINTAKYVKIDEIPFDFKRRRMSVVVKDTETGKVLLICKGAAEEVFDHSVRYLKEGALKPLEGKHLEKRQRLVTDLNEDGFRVVGLAYKEVDASRSEFSVADESELIFMGYLGFLDPPKETAAEALRILVDMGITPKILTGDNPIITANICAQVGLDDGGHIITGDEVGSMSDEELALKVEEYHVFAKLDPLQKERIVTILRKNGHVVGFMGDGINDAPALKAADVGISVDSAVDIAKESADIILLEKSLIVLEKGVLEGRKVFCNITKYIRMGASSNFGNMFSVLGASAFLPFLPMLPIQILVNNLMYDFSQTAMPTDNVDEDFLKRPRRWRIEDIKGYILTLGPISSLFDYTTFFVMLYAFNCWDNPSLFQTGWFIESLLSQTLIVHVIRTDKIPFFQSKASVPLTLTTLGICCLGLWFPFSPFAGSLGLVALPNTYWLFLVPILFCYLTLTQLLKTWLVRKLDTGWIKSRATR
- a CDS encoding MgtC/SapB family protein, translated to MSIMEFITRIGIALLLGAAIGFERQWRQRMAGLRTNALVSTGAAMFVALSYLSDHEMSQTRIAAQVVSGIGFLGAGVIMREGLSIRGLNTAATLWSAAAVGTLAGSGATLFAACGAAAILAANILLRPVARTINKQPQGYTEQIVRYKIWAICTSESEQHIRSLLLQILNNSSLRLRSLHSEDQLNPQKIEVRAELYCEGSCDQILEQAVSRLSLEGGVSAIRWEVLDSDNPALEE